In Acipenser ruthenus chromosome 16, fAciRut3.2 maternal haplotype, whole genome shotgun sequence, the following proteins share a genomic window:
- the LOC117414309 gene encoding galactoside alpha-(1,2)-fucosyltransferase 2-like has product MKLEKPMNWKPCIFLLFLLCIFIMSFLYGVIEIFNKQQILKMDQLKSSSKSTMTTIRKDQGIWTVNSLGRLGNQMGEYATLYALAKQNNHQAYILPEMHEYLAPIFKITLPVLHSKMNTNIQWKHYWLHDWMSNEYYNIHGDYVKLTGTPCSWTFYHHIKEDILREFTFHDFLKDEANRYLEGIKGSRENVTFIAVHVRRGDYVHVMRDSWKGVIADKAYIDKAMSYFRNKYQEPVFVVTSNGMEWCKENIDASKGDVYFSGDGNESNPAKDFVILAHCNHTIMTIGTFGYWAGYLVGGETVYLSNFTLPESPFLKLFKYEAAFLPEWHGIPADLSPLLNSIKP; this is encoded by the coding sequence atgaaacttgAAAAGCCAATGAATTGGAAACCATGTATTTTCTTACTGTTTCTACTATGTATCTTCATAATGTCCTTCTTATATGGAGtcattgaaatatttaataaacagcaaatcCTGAAGATGGATCAATTAAAATCAAGTTCCAAATCAACAATGACCACTATTAGAAAGGATCAAGGGATATGGACTGTAAACTCACTTGGCCGTCTTGGCAATCAAATGGGTGAGTATGCAACTCTGTATGCCTTGGCTAAGCAAAACAATCACCAAGCATACATACTTCCAGAGATGCATGAGTACTTAGCACCAATCTTCAAGATCACTTTACCTGTGCTtcatagtaaaatgaacacaaacaTACAATGGAAACATTACTGGCTCCATGACTGGATGTCCAATGAGTATTACAACATTCATGGGGATTATGTGAAGCTAACAGGCACTCCTTGCTCTTGGACCTTCTACCATCATATTAAAGAAGACATCCTTAGGGAATTCACCTTCCATGATTTCCTCAAAGACGAGGCCAACCGGTACCTGGAAGGTATTAAAGGGAGTCGGGAAAATGTCACCTTCATTGCAGTCCATGTGCGAAGGGGGGACTATGTGCATGTTATGAGAGACTCATGGAAGGGAGTGATAGCAGATAAGGCCTACATTGATAAAGCCATGTCTTATTTCAGGAACAAGTATCAAGAACCTGTGTTTGTGGTAACCAGCAATGGCATGGAGTGGTGCAAAGAGAACATTGATGCTTCTAAAGGAGATGTGTATTTCTCTGGTGATGGAAATGAATCAAACCCAGCAAAGGACTTTGTTATTCTTGCTCACTGCAATCACACCATCATGACTATTGGGACATTTGGCTACTGGGCTGGGTACCTTGTTGGTGGGGAGACAGTTTATCTCTCCAACTTCACACTCCCTGAATCACCATTCCTGAAATTATTCAAGTATGAAGCTGCCTTCCTTCCTGAATGGCATGGGATCCCAGCTGACCTTTCACCCCTTCTGAATTCAATCAAACCATAG